The following proteins are encoded in a genomic region of Oryctolagus cuniculus chromosome 6, mOryCun1.1, whole genome shotgun sequence:
- the RPL7 gene encoding large ribosomal subunit protein uL30 isoform X1 has translation MEGAEEKKKVPAVPETLKKKRRNFAELKIKRLRKKFAQKMLRKARRKLIYEKAKHYHKEYRQMYRTEIRMARMARKAGNFYVPAEPKLAFVIRIRGINGVSPKVRKVLQLLRLRQIFNGTFVKLNKASINMLRIVEPYIAWGYPNLKSVNELIYKRGYGKINKKRIALTDNTLIARSLGKYNIICMEDLIHEIYTVGKHFKEANNFLWPFKLSSPRGGMKKKTTHFVEGGDAGNREDQINRLIRRMN, from the exons ATGGAGGGTGCCGA agagaagaagaaggttCCTGCTGTGCCAGAAACCCTGAAGAAAAAGCGGAGGAATTTCGCAGAGCTGAAGATCAAGCGCCTGAGGAAGAAGTTTGCCCAAAAGATG CTTCGAAAAGCAAGGAGGAAGCTTATCTATGAGAAAGCGAAGCACTATCACAAGGAATACAGGCAGATGTACAGAACTGAAATTCGGATGGCGAGGATGGCAAGAAAAGCTGGAAACTTCTATGTACCTGCAGAACCCAAGTTGGCATTTGTCATCAGGATCAGAGG TATCAATGGTGTGAGCCCCAAAGTCCGAAAAGTGCTGCAGCTTCTTCGCCTTCGCCAGATCTTCAATGGCACCTTTGTTAAGCTCAACAAGGCCTCCATTAACATGCTGAGGATTGTGGAGCCATATATTGCATGGGG GTACCCAAATTTGAAGTCAGTAAATGAACTAATTTACAAACGTGGCTATGGCAAAATCAATAAGAAGCGAATTGCTTTGACAGATAACACTCTGATTGCCCGCTCTCTTG GTAAATACAATATCATCTGCATGGAGGATCTGATTCATGAGATCTATACTGTggggaaacacttcaaggaaGCAAATAACTTCCTGTGGCCCTTCAAGTTATCTTCTCCCCGAGGTGGGATGAAGAAAAAGACCACCCATTTTGTAGAGGGTGGGGATGCTGGCAACAGGGAAGACCAAATCAACAGACTTATTAGAAGGATGAACTAA
- the RPL7 gene encoding large ribosomal subunit protein uL30 isoform X2: MLGEKKKVPAVPETLKKKRRNFAELKIKRLRKKFAQKMLRKARRKLIYEKAKHYHKEYRQMYRTEIRMARMARKAGNFYVPAEPKLAFVIRIRGINGVSPKVRKVLQLLRLRQIFNGTFVKLNKASINMLRIVEPYIAWGYPNLKSVNELIYKRGYGKINKKRIALTDNTLIARSLGKYNIICMEDLIHEIYTVGKHFKEANNFLWPFKLSSPRGGMKKKTTHFVEGGDAGNREDQINRLIRRMN; this comes from the exons ATGCTGGG agagaagaagaaggttCCTGCTGTGCCAGAAACCCTGAAGAAAAAGCGGAGGAATTTCGCAGAGCTGAAGATCAAGCGCCTGAGGAAGAAGTTTGCCCAAAAGATG CTTCGAAAAGCAAGGAGGAAGCTTATCTATGAGAAAGCGAAGCACTATCACAAGGAATACAGGCAGATGTACAGAACTGAAATTCGGATGGCGAGGATGGCAAGAAAAGCTGGAAACTTCTATGTACCTGCAGAACCCAAGTTGGCATTTGTCATCAGGATCAGAGG TATCAATGGTGTGAGCCCCAAAGTCCGAAAAGTGCTGCAGCTTCTTCGCCTTCGCCAGATCTTCAATGGCACCTTTGTTAAGCTCAACAAGGCCTCCATTAACATGCTGAGGATTGTGGAGCCATATATTGCATGGGG GTACCCAAATTTGAAGTCAGTAAATGAACTAATTTACAAACGTGGCTATGGCAAAATCAATAAGAAGCGAATTGCTTTGACAGATAACACTCTGATTGCCCGCTCTCTTG GTAAATACAATATCATCTGCATGGAGGATCTGATTCATGAGATCTATACTGTggggaaacacttcaaggaaGCAAATAACTTCCTGTGGCCCTTCAAGTTATCTTCTCCCCGAGGTGGGATGAAGAAAAAGACCACCCATTTTGTAGAGGGTGGGGATGCTGGCAACAGGGAAGACCAAATCAACAGACTTATTAGAAGGATGAACTAA
- the RPL7 gene encoding large ribosomal subunit protein uL30 isoform X3 produces MLRKARRKLIYEKAKHYHKEYRQMYRTEIRMARMARKAGNFYVPAEPKLAFVIRIRGINGVSPKVRKVLQLLRLRQIFNGTFVKLNKASINMLRIVEPYIAWGYPNLKSVNELIYKRGYGKINKKRIALTDNTLIARSLGKYNIICMEDLIHEIYTVGKHFKEANNFLWPFKLSSPRGGMKKKTTHFVEGGDAGNREDQINRLIRRMN; encoded by the exons ATG CTTCGAAAAGCAAGGAGGAAGCTTATCTATGAGAAAGCGAAGCACTATCACAAGGAATACAGGCAGATGTACAGAACTGAAATTCGGATGGCGAGGATGGCAAGAAAAGCTGGAAACTTCTATGTACCTGCAGAACCCAAGTTGGCATTTGTCATCAGGATCAGAGG TATCAATGGTGTGAGCCCCAAAGTCCGAAAAGTGCTGCAGCTTCTTCGCCTTCGCCAGATCTTCAATGGCACCTTTGTTAAGCTCAACAAGGCCTCCATTAACATGCTGAGGATTGTGGAGCCATATATTGCATGGGG GTACCCAAATTTGAAGTCAGTAAATGAACTAATTTACAAACGTGGCTATGGCAAAATCAATAAGAAGCGAATTGCTTTGACAGATAACACTCTGATTGCCCGCTCTCTTG GTAAATACAATATCATCTGCATGGAGGATCTGATTCATGAGATCTATACTGTggggaaacacttcaaggaaGCAAATAACTTCCTGTGGCCCTTCAAGTTATCTTCTCCCCGAGGTGGGATGAAGAAAAAGACCACCCATTTTGTAGAGGGTGGGGATGCTGGCAACAGGGAAGACCAAATCAACAGACTTATTAGAAGGATGAACTAA